The sequence CCTGGACGACCTGGATGTCGCCGGTGGGGTTGGGGGTGTTGTTGGATTCGAGGATGTCGAATCCGGCGGCTCGGCCGACGAACCCGTTGCGGAGGCCCTCGGTGGTGCCGGAGGCGTCGGCGCGAATGAACCGGTCGTCGGAGAGGAGGGACCCGATGAACTCCGGGGAGGCGACGAGGTACCGGCCCTCGGAGGGGACGTTGGCCCGGTTCAGCTTGGTGCGAAGCGGCACGAGGACCTTGTTGTAGGCGTCCTTGGAGTCGGTGTACGTGTTGATCGGCGACCCGGTGGAGCCCAGCGTGTTCGCGGCGGCGACTCCGGTGTACAGGGAGGCGACGTAGGCGTCGGCCTTGTCGCGGAGGCCGTAGGCGGCGTTCTGTGCCATCTGCTGCATCGGCGACACGAGGGCCTGCGCCTTGTCGACGTCGTCGAGCTTGAACGCGAACGCCTTGCCCTGGTCGATGACGAGGTCGGTGCCTGCGGTCTCGACGTCCTCGTAGTTGATGGTGTCGCCGGACGAGTAGTCGAAGATCGTCGGGTCGCCGATCGTCGTGATGTGCACCGATTGACCCTGGGAGGTGATTTCTCCCTGGTAGTTGGTGTTCACGAGCTGCGGCTGCGCATAGACGAGGCTGTTGCGGAGGGCGGTGAGCGTCAGGGCGCTCCAGATCTCCGGCTTGAAGTTGTTGATGGACAACGGAGGCTCCTAGGGAGGCATCAGCCACCGCCGAGGTAGGCGTTGAATCGCCCTTCCCTGGTGGCCTTGTCGATCTCTTCGGGGGTCATGCGCTTGCGGTCCGCCTCGCCCAGCTGCCGCTTGCCGTTCCCGGCCCCGTCCATCGGTGCGCCACCCGCGGGGGTGCGCTCCGGCTCCCTCGGCTCCGGCGCCTTGGCCGCGAGCTTCTTGTTGGAGTCGACTGCCGTCTTCACTGCCTTGCCGACCTGCTCGTCGAAGTCGGCCGCGGTGGGGTCGAACTTCGAGATGGCGTTGGCGAAGGAGCGTGAGTCGAGCAGTGCGTCGGGGTCGCCGCCGTACTTCCCGGCCGTCTTGTAGACGGCGAGCTCCACCTGCGTCTGGCGGGCCTGCGCGCGGGACTCCTTGGTCTCTCCGCGGGCCTCGTCCAGTTGCTTGGCGAGTTCTTCGGGGGTGGGCGGCTTGGCCTCGTCGGTCTCCAGGCCGAACGCCTTGGCCACCCGCTTCATGAGGGTGTCCTGGTCGTCCTTGGCCTTCTGTTCCAGGGCTTCGCGCTTGGCCTTTTCGGCTGCGACGTCGCCGCGGAGGTTTTCGACGAGCTTCTCGAATCGGACGGGGTCGAAGTCGCCTTCGAACTTGGGCGCCTTGGCCTTCAGTTCGGGCTGGTTCGGTTCGCTCGGTTCGGCGGTGGTGGGTGCGGCCGGCTCTGGCTGGGCCGGTGCAGGTGGTGCGGCCGGGGAGTTGGGCGGGGTGGCCGACTGGGTGCCGGGGTCCGTCGTCGTTCCCTCGGGTGCTGCGGGGGCGGGGGTCGTCATCTCGGTGCCTCCTTGGGCGGCCTACACGCGATCGGCGGCGCCTTGTCCGCTGGCGTGTTAGCCCAGATGTTAACCCTGAACCCACCACAATGCTGCACAATCAAAGGTCATAGCGCAAGATGTCCTTAGAATCCAAGGATCAAGGGGGTGGGTGGTGGCAGCCAGCAGCAACCAGATCGCAGCAGCAGCAAGACACCAGTCGGCCGTCATCCGCCGCATCGAACAGCAAGCCGCCCGCGACGCCGCACAACCCCTCGCACAAGCCCTCGCAGCCGCCCAGAACACCGCGACCCGGCAGTGGGTCCACGTCACCGACCGGCAAGGCCTGCCGTCACCCGGCGCCCTGGACCGGCTCATCAAGGCCATCAAGCAGCTGCTCGCCGACGCGTTCCGCGGCAAGGGCAAGCTGGCGGCTGACACCATCCGGATCGCCGCGTACAGCTCGGCGCAGCTCAGTGCCCGGCAAGCCTCCGCGCTCGCCGCCGCAATGAGTGGCCAGCCCGCCACGCCGATCCAGGCCGTCATCGGCCCCGATGCCACCACGGCAGCCGACGCCGTACCCGCCGCCATCGAGGAAGAACACAGCAACGCGCTGGCGCTCCTCACCGCAGCCAGCCTCACCGCCCTTGGATTCGCCGGTGTCACCGGGGTGTTCAACCGGGCCCGGCGCGCCGTCACCCGCATCGCCCGGCACGCCGCCGTCGCCGTCACCAGCGCCGCCGCACACGCTGCCGCCGCAGTCACCCGCATCATCGGGCCCACCACCCGACTCCTCTGGGTAGCCGAACCCGGCGCCTGCCCCGCCTGCGCCGCATACGCCGGGCGCAGCGTCCCCGTCGGCCGCAGGTTCCCCGCCGCGCTCTCCCTCGACCCGCGGCGCACCGTGTTCGCCACCGCCCCCACCGGGCCCCCGCTGCACCCGCACTGCCGGTGCTGGACCATCCCCTACTCCCCTACCTGGCGCGTCGACGGCACACCGCTGCCAAGACTGCTGCGCCAGTACGCACTAGCCGAACGGAGGGCCTGATGCCCACAGGGGTGATAGCCGAAGACAAGTGGGATCAGCTCAGGGCCCTTCACGCCGAAGGGAAGGGCCGCAACGTCATCGCCCGTGAAATGGGCATCGCCGCTGCCTGCATATCCCGCACCGCTGAATATCTGGGCCTGACGTTCGACCGGTCAAGGATCCGGGCAGCAACCGCAGCCAGGGTCGCGGACCTCGCCGAGCGGCGAAGCCTCCTCGCCGTCAAGTTCACCGACGTCGCAGAGGACTCCCTCGACCGGATCTACCAGCCCACAACGGTGTACGCGTTCGGCGGGTCGACGAACACCTATGAGGAGCACACCTTCGGCGAGGCTCCAGCCGCCGAGCGTCGCGCCCTGGTTTCCGCTGCCGGTACCGCAACGGACCGGTCGCTGAAGTTGGCGCCGGCAGAGGTGTCATCGAACCTGGATGGCGCCAAGTCGATGCTCGCGAACCTGGGCACGATCCTCACCTCGTACTCCCGCGACATGGACGAGCAGGACGCGGTCGGCGACGCTGAGCCCGCGGACGAGGCGTAGCCGTGTTGGACACCCTCCCATTGTCTCGCAAGCAGATCCGATCGGTCGCTGAGTCGACAACGAAGATCTCCTGCTGGGAGGGTGCCATCCGGTCGGGGAAGACGATCGCGTCACTGCTGAAGTGGCTGATCTTCATTGCCAATGCGCCGTCGACGGGCGAGCTCGTCATGATCGGCAAGACGTCGCAGACCATCCACCGGAACCTGTTCCTGCCTATGCAGGACCCAGCCCTCTTCGGGGAGATCGCCCACCACATCCACTACACTCCCGGCGCGCCTACGGCGACGATCCTCGGCCGGGTTGTTCACGTCATCGGCGCCAACGACGCCAAGAGCGAGCCGAAAATCCGCGGCATGACGGTGTGCGGGGCCTACGTCGACGAGGTCACCCTCGTCCCGCAGATCTTCTTCGAGCAGCTCTATGGCCGCATGTCAGTGCGCGGCAGCCAGCTCTTCTGCACGACGAACCCCGATAACCCGGCGCACTGGTTCATGCGGGACTGGCTGGCCCACGTCGGGAAGAAGCCGGTGCGCCGGTTCAGCTTCACGATCGACGACAACCCGTTCTTGGACCCCGAGTACGTCGCCGACATGAAGGCGTCCCACGAGGGCCTGTTCTACCGCCGGTTCATCCTCGGCGAGTGGGTGGCCGCCGAGGGCGCCATCTACGACTCGTGGGACCGCGAACGGCACATCGTCACCGACCTGCCCCGCGAGGGCATCCACAGGTGGATCAGCCTGGGTGTCGACTACGGCACCAGCAACCCGTTCCACGCCGTGCTCCTTGGCCTGGGCCGGGACCGCCGGCTCTACGCTGCCGCCGAATGGCGGTACGAGGCGCGGCAGACGAAGAAGCAGCTCACCGACGCCGAATACTCGCAGCGGATGCGCACGTGGCTCACGGATGTGCCGGGGATCGGTGCGGTGCGCCCGCAGTTCGTGACCGTCGACCCGTCCGCGGCGTCGTTCAGTGCCCAGTTGCGCCGGGACCGGATGACGCCGACCGCGGCGAAGAACGACGTCATGGACGGCATCCGCACCGTGTCGTCGCTCCTCGCCGCGAACAAGCTCCTCGTCCACACCTCCTGCAAGGACCTCATTACCGAGATCGGCGGCTACTCCTGGGACGACAAGGCCGCCCTACGCGGCGAGGAACGCCCCATCAAGGTCGCCGACCACGGTGTCGACGCCCTCCGCTACGCGATCTTCACGACCCGTGCCTTGTGGCAGCGCCAGCTCGCCCTGGCCGCCTGACCGAAAGGATCTGTCATGCCGCTGCCTCCGTCTGGGAACACCCCGTGGCCACCTCCTCGCTTGGAGATCCCGCATGCCGACATGGACATGTGGCGCGCCTGGTATGCCGGCGACACCGGGCATCTGGCGCAGGTGTACGGGGGGCCGGCGTCGTACACGCGGAACGGCATCGCGCGCGCGTTCTTTGACATGGACAGGCGCCGTGCGGTGGGTGGTGACGAGCTGCGGATGTTCTGGGGGCAGGACCCGTCTCCCGGTCAGCAGGCGGCGAAGCTGCATGTTCCGATCGGCGGGGACATTGCGGAGATGTCCGCGAATCTCCTGTGGTCGGACGTCCCCACGGTGACGGTCGACGGGGACTCGACGGACAAGGCCACGGCGAAGACCACGCAGGCGCAGATCGGGCGATACCTGGACGACCGCGGCCACGCGAAGATGCGCGAGGCCGCCGAGTTGGCCGCCGGACTGTCGAACGTGTACCTCAGGGCCGTGTGGGACACGTCACTGCGCCCGCGCCCGTGGTCGGATGTGATCCAGGCCAACGCGGTGGTCCCGGAGTGGCGTTGGGGGATGCTCGCTGCGGCGACGGTGTGGCGGGAGCTGGAGCCGCTGGATGATGGCGGTGGGGTGTGGCGGCTGCTGGAGTACCACACCCCAGGGATGATCGAGTACGGGGTGTACAAGGGCGACCACGCGACGCTCGGCATGCTGATGGAGTTCACGGACCATCACGAGACCGAGTTCCTGGCGAGCCGCACCGACGACAAGGGGCGCCAGGCGACGGGCATCGACCGGCTGCTCATCACGCACCTGCCGAACGTCCTGCCGAACCGGGTGTGGGACGGGGTGCCGGACACGGCCCCGCTCGGCCGCAGTGACTTCACCGGGATCGAACCGATGATGGACGCCCTCGACGAGAGCTGGACGTCCTGGATGAGGGACCTGCGTCTCGGTAAGGCCAAGGTCGTTGTCCCTCAGTCGATGCTGGAAACGGACGGCGCTGGTTCGGGGGCGACGTTCGACCTGGACAAGGAGGTCGTCGTCGCGCTGGGTGGTCTGATCGGTGCGGAGACGATGAAGGACTCGCTCACCGAGATCCAGTTCAAGATCCGCGTGGATGAGCACGAGGCGACGACGAAGGCGCTGCGCCGGCAGATCCTGGCGTCGGCCGGCTACTCCGCCCAGTCGTATGGGGAGGAGGGTTCGGTGGCGGTGACGGCGACGGAGGTTGCGGCCCGGAAGGAGGAGTCGCTGACGACCCGGGGCCTGAAGGTCTTGTATCAGCGGCCGGCGCTGCTGGAGCACCTGACGACCCTGATGTGGGTGGACGTGACGCACTGCGGGGCGAAGGGTGTGGATCCGGCCGCCGAGCTGACCGCCTCGTGGCCGCAGGCGGTGCAGCCGGACCCGGAGGCCACCGCGCGCTCGTTGTCGCTGCTGGAAGCGGCGGGGGCGATCTCCACGTTCATGAAGGTGAAGATGCGGGAGCCGTCGTGGGATGACACGGAGGTGTTGGCGGAGGTGCGGCGCATCCGGGATGACAAGACGGCAGTACCGGCCGGGGACCCGTTCAGCACGGGCGGCGAGGCTCCGAACAAGGAGCAGCCGGACGACGGCGTGGAGCCCGGGTACGACGAGGGCCAGGAAGAGGACCCGGACGAGAAGTCGGCGGGCGCGGCTTCCCGCCCGGAGTTGGCGGCTTAGCGACGGCGTGAGGTGCACACTGTGTGCATGACCACCCTCAGCGGCTACACCACAGGCCAGTGCAACACTGGGTGCCACCCGGTCCGGTACGAGCCCGTCCGGCTGCGTCAGGGGCTCCGCCGGGTCTATGCGGTACGCGACGCTCACCTCGGCGCAGCCCTGCACTTAGGCCGGTCCAAGGAGTTCACCCGGAGACGGGCTGCGACGCTCAACGACTGGGAACAACTTGAGCGCCTAATGGGCAGGGACTCGCACGGCCTGACCACTGCCTAGCGGCGGGCGCTACGCCGGGCGGGGAGTCGCCGGTAGCGGGTGATCTTTCCGCCCTTGGTGGCGCGGGCCTTCTGGCGGGCGTAGCGGCGGAGTCGTGGGTTGGCGAAGAAGAGCTTCCACTGTGCCTTGGACTTGAAGCCGGTGCGTCGTCGGCCAGGCATGGTCACCTCCGAGGTCTGTCTGGAGTGTTCCCGCCGACGGCCTGCACCAACGCCTCGGGCCCGCCTGACGGTTCAGGACGGGCCCAGGGTGGGGGGTGGCTATCGGAGTGGTTCGCCGGTTCGGGCGTCGGTGATCTCGATGACCTCGATCTGCTTCTCGATGGGGAGTTCGTCGAGGAACTGGGCGTCTCCGTAAGCAGCACGCTTGGAGGCGAGGGCGTCGGTTTCAGTGGCAGCAGTGAAGGCGACCCAGGTGGCGGTGCACCAGGGGGTGTCGCCGACGGGGAAGGTGTGGAGTACGCCGTGGCTGAAGCACCAGGCGTAGTGGGCTGTTCTCACGTGTCCTCCTGTACGTATCCGGTGCGGCGGGGTGCCCCGTCGCGGGTGGTGGCGGTGGTGTGGAGCTTGTCGGCTCGCATCCAGCGGGGGCGGATCTCGCGGCCGTCGCTGGTGATGGTGGCGACCTGGACCTTCCGCATGCCGTCGATGTCGGTGGCGCCGATCGGGGCGTTGGTGATCCGGATGCGGATGGGCCCGTCGGCGGGGTGGTGGCGGTTGCTGAGGCTGCGGTATGTCTGTCCGGGCTGGATCATCGCGGGGGCTCCTGGGTGGTGTTGCAGTCGGCGCAGAACCGGTACTTGTAGGCGGCCCAGTGGCCTTCGATCTGTGCACGGGAGCGGAGCGTCATGTACGGCTCGCGGAACTCGTCGTGGTCGGTGATCCGGCTGTAGGTGCGGATCGCCGGGTTGCAGGCAGCCTGCTGGTCGGACCTGAACCGGTGCAGGTCGTACATGTCCTCGGTGGTTCCGGCCCACTCGCGAACATCTTCGGCGGTCGGCATGATGCTCCTCGGGTTGTGGGCCGCTGTGCTGTACACAGCGGCCCAGGGGCGGTCAGACGGTCGTCGTGTTGTGGTCAGGGCAGGCGGTGCGTCCGTCGGTGTCCTCCCAGCCGAGTCGCTTGCGGGCCTCCTGGGCGTCCTCGCGGCTCTCGTAGTCGCCGTCCATGAACCCGAAGCAGACATCGCACTGGACCTGATAGATGGGCGTGATGGGCATCGGTCTACTCCTCCTCGGTCTTCTGGTCGATGGCGGCGAACTGGCGGGTGGAGTGGGCGTAGGTGACCGGCCGGCCGGTCGGTGCGACGCACCGTTGTCCGGCGGGCTGTTCGCAGATGGGGCACTTGATGGTGGCAATGGCGCG is a genomic window of Streptomyces sp. SID8374 containing:
- a CDS encoding P22 coat protein - protein 5 domain protein, producing MSINNFKPEIWSALTLTALRNSLVYAQPQLVNTNYQGEITSQGQSVHITTIGDPTIFDYSSGDTINYEDVETAGTDLVIDQGKAFAFKLDDVDKAQALVSPMQQMAQNAAYGLRDKADAYVASLYTGVAAANTLGSTGSPINTYTDSKDAYNKVLVPLRTKLNRANVPSEGRYLVASPEFIGSLLSDDRFIRADASGTTEGLRNGFVGRAAGFDILESNNTPNPTGDIQVVQAGYPGAITYAEQILETEALRLQSTIADGVRGLHVYGAKLLRPTGIAVAFIDPA
- a CDS encoding PBSX family phage terminase large subunit → MLDTLPLSRKQIRSVAESTTKISCWEGAIRSGKTIASLLKWLIFIANAPSTGELVMIGKTSQTIHRNLFLPMQDPALFGEIAHHIHYTPGAPTATILGRVVHVIGANDAKSEPKIRGMTVCGAYVDEVTLVPQIFFEQLYGRMSVRGSQLFCTTNPDNPAHWFMRDWLAHVGKKPVRRFSFTIDDNPFLDPEYVADMKASHEGLFYRRFILGEWVAAEGAIYDSWDRERHIVTDLPREGIHRWISLGVDYGTSNPFHAVLLGLGRDRRLYAAAEWRYEARQTKKQLTDAEYSQRMRTWLTDVPGIGAVRPQFVTVDPSAASFSAQLRRDRMTPTAAKNDVMDGIRTVSSLLAANKLLVHTSCKDLITEIGGYSWDDKAALRGEERPIKVADHGVDALRYAIFTTRALWQRQLALAA